The stretch of DNA CCTCACTCTTCCTCCCATTCCGTTTCCACCCGTTCCAGTCGAAACAAAGGGGTCGGGGATCGCGCCCTCCCCTCACCCCCGCGGCACAGGAGATATCATAGGGTAAGAACAACACAGGAAGAAGGAGAGACCATGAAACAGGAGCATCTCAGGGAGATCGAGATTAAGACGGCGGTGATCACCGTCTCCACCACGCGCACCGAGGAGACCGATACGAGCGGACGGGCGATCCGCGACCTGCTCGCCGGGGCGGGTTTTCAGGTGAGCGTTTCGGCGATCGTGAAGGACGATATCGGGGCGATCCGCTCGATTCTTGCCCGGACTCTGCCCGAGGCGGATGCGGTGATCTTCAACGGAGGGACCGGACTCACCCCTGACGACTGCACCATCGAGGCGATCGAACCCTTCTTCGAAAAGAAGATGGAGGGGTTCGGCGAGCTCTTCAGGATGCTCTCGTACGGGGAGATCGGGACCTCGGCCCTGCTCTCGCGCGCGGCCGCGGGGATTGCCGGTGGAAAAGCGATCTTCT from Methanofollis liminatans DSM 4140 encodes:
- a CDS encoding MogA/MoaB family molybdenum cofactor biosynthesis protein; the protein is MKQEHLREIEIKTAVITVSTTRTEETDTSGRAIRDLLAGAGFQVSVSAIVKDDIGAIRSILARTLPEADAVIFNGGTGLTPDDCTIEAIEPFFEKKMEGFGELFRMLSYGEIGTSALLSRAAAGIAGGKAIFCIPGSTGAVKLATEQIILPELRHIISHARG